A stretch of the Marinobacter sp. JH2 genome encodes the following:
- a CDS encoding haloalkane dehalogenase has translation MRILRTDEARFEGLPDYPFPPNYQEVESGLRMHFVDDGPATGAPVIMLHGEPTWSYLYRHMIPIVAAAGHRVLAPDLIGFGKSDKPAALSDYSYDNHLRWLSRWLETLDIRGATLVCQNWGSLLGLRLVADNPDRFNRIIVGNGMLPTGGTRVSTTFKVWKAFANHSPWFPVSKMVQLGTERTLTKRELAAYEAPFPRDEFKGGARAFPALIPTSHADTSSAANREAWRKLEKWRKPFITCFSSGDPLTRGVDRQMQRRIPGAYGQPHMTLPGGHFLQEDSPNSFARVIIDALKQERAA, from the coding sequence ATGCGTATCCTGAGAACCGACGAAGCACGCTTCGAAGGCCTACCGGATTACCCTTTTCCTCCAAATTATCAAGAGGTCGAATCCGGCCTGCGAATGCACTTCGTGGACGACGGACCCGCAACTGGAGCTCCCGTGATCATGCTGCACGGCGAGCCCACTTGGTCGTACCTTTACCGACATATGATCCCGATTGTTGCCGCAGCTGGTCACCGGGTTTTGGCACCCGATCTGATTGGTTTTGGAAAATCCGACAAACCCGCCGCACTCAGTGACTATTCCTACGACAACCATCTACGCTGGCTGTCCCGCTGGCTGGAGACACTGGACATCCGGGGAGCCACGCTGGTTTGTCAAAACTGGGGATCCTTACTCGGCTTACGGTTGGTGGCAGACAACCCTGACCGATTCAACCGCATTATTGTTGGAAACGGCATGCTGCCAACCGGCGGCACACGGGTTTCAACAACGTTTAAAGTCTGGAAAGCCTTTGCCAACCACAGCCCCTGGTTTCCTGTCAGTAAAATGGTACAACTCGGCACCGAAAGAACACTGACGAAGCGGGAACTGGCTGCGTACGAAGCGCCATTTCCACGGGACGAATTCAAAGGCGGCGCCCGAGCTTTCCCTGCGCTGATCCCCACCTCTCATGCTGATACGTCCAGTGCCGCAAATCGCGAAGCCTGGCGCAAGCTCGAGAAGTGGCGCAAACCCTTCATTACGTGCTTCAGCAGCGGCGACCCCCTCACCCGCGGCGTTGATCGCCAAATGCAGCGTCGTATACCGGGCGCGTATGGGCAGCCGCACATGACTCTTCCGGGGGGGCACTTCCTGCAGGAAGACTCACCAAACTCGTTTGCCAGAGTCATTATCGATGCGTTGAAACAAGAGAGGGCCGCCTGA
- a CDS encoding sulfite exporter TauE/SafE family protein: MTLIGVLVLYLLLGALAGTMAGLFGIGGGLVIVPVLIFSFNFMEFSPEIAAHLAIGTSLATILFTSISSIRTHHQHGAVRWDLFRPMTVGIIAGALLGAWTAAMLSGPFLETIIGVFAILVALKMILEVNPKPGRDVPGTAGLGVAGGFIGWASAIFGIGGGTICVPYLTWSNVRMQQAVATSAACGFPIALAGAVGNIWTGWQHPELPGMSLGFIYLPALIGIVATSVIFARLGAKLAHRLDGRLLKRIFAIVLIIVGLRFLLS; encoded by the coding sequence ATGACCCTGATTGGCGTACTTGTTCTGTACCTGTTGCTAGGTGCACTTGCTGGCACTATGGCTGGCCTGTTCGGTATTGGCGGCGGTCTGGTGATCGTGCCTGTGCTGATTTTCAGTTTCAACTTTATGGAGTTCAGCCCGGAGATTGCCGCGCATTTGGCCATCGGGACCTCGCTGGCGACCATTTTGTTTACCTCGATTAGTTCTATTCGCACCCATCATCAGCATGGCGCCGTGCGTTGGGATCTTTTTCGCCCTATGACGGTCGGAATCATTGCGGGCGCACTATTGGGCGCTTGGACGGCTGCTATGTTAAGCGGGCCGTTCCTTGAAACGATTATTGGTGTGTTCGCTATTCTGGTGGCACTGAAGATGATTCTGGAAGTGAATCCAAAGCCAGGTAGAGATGTGCCCGGCACTGCTGGATTGGGCGTGGCTGGCGGTTTCATCGGCTGGGCTTCTGCGATTTTCGGGATTGGTGGAGGCACGATTTGCGTGCCTTATCTGACGTGGTCCAACGTCCGCATGCAGCAGGCCGTTGCCACGTCGGCCGCTTGCGGTTTTCCGATAGCTCTGGCGGGAGCGGTCGGGAACATCTGGACCGGATGGCAGCATCCCGAATTGCCAGGCATGAGCCTAGGATTTATTTACTTGCCCGCACTCATTGGCATTGTCGCCACCAGCGTAATATTTGCCCGTTTAGGGGCCAAATTGGCACACCGCCTTGATGGCCGCCTTCTGAAACGTATTTTTGCCATTGTGCTGATTATCGTCGGCCTACGATTCCTGCTGAGCTGA
- a CDS encoding dihydrofolate reductase, translating to MRKALIVAMARNRVIGRNNALPWYLPGDLRYFKEATMGKPILMGRKTWDSIGRPLPGRMNLVISRNPEWKAPAGTVSATSLDAALVKAEAQAELDGGEEVMIIGGGQIYAEALPMVDRIYITQVHAEVDGDAYFPEVNWDEWEEIGREDFSASDNNPYDYSFVVYQRNRSS from the coding sequence ATGAGAAAAGCACTCATCGTAGCCATGGCCCGAAATCGGGTTATCGGTCGGAACAATGCGCTGCCTTGGTATTTGCCGGGAGATTTGCGTTACTTCAAAGAAGCCACTATGGGTAAGCCCATTCTTATGGGGCGAAAGACTTGGGACTCTATTGGCCGGCCCTTGCCGGGGCGGATGAACCTGGTTATTTCCCGAAACCCAGAGTGGAAAGCTCCAGCGGGTACAGTATCGGCCACATCATTGGACGCAGCATTGGTGAAAGCCGAGGCTCAGGCTGAGCTGGATGGTGGTGAAGAGGTGATGATAATTGGCGGTGGGCAGATTTACGCAGAAGCCCTGCCGATGGTCGATCGGATTTATATTACGCAGGTACACGCCGAAGTTGACGGGGATGCCTACTTTCCGGAAGTGAACTGGGATGAGTGGGAAGAGATCGGACGCGAAGATTTCTCCGCGTCTGACAATAATCCTTACGACTACAGTTTTGTAGTCTATCAGCGTAACCGGTCGAGCTGA
- a CDS encoding DEAD/DEAH box helicase encodes MSELSFAELGLDPAVLEAVSAVGYETPSPIQAQSIPALLAGNHLLGVAQTGTGKTAAFALPLLSRIDPNIAQPQILVLAPTRELAIQVAEAFTTYASKFKQFHVLPIYGGQDFAPQIRGLKRGAQVIVGTPGRMLDHLRKGTLRLENLRALVLDEADEMLRMGFIDDVEAILSKTPPNCQRALFSATMPPQIKKVAQTYLKNATEVRIESETRTVERISQFVLPVYAERKLDALTRILEVEPFDASIIFVRTKAETTLLAEKLSARGHAVAPLSGDLNQRQREQTVEDLKRGKKDIIIATDVAARGLDVPRITHVINYDVPYDTEAYIHRVGRTGRAGRTGKAILLVTPRERSWLRTLERATNSPMEPYQLPSPAALQQMRVEQFEAQLLGFTDDPRAAKAIALLDDIAERNDMDITAVAGALACWMEASQPDSLPLEQPEALPEVSSAPPRRRGGPSGKGNFRKGGPGKNFRKDGKPGGGPRKDGGRGRPGGGKPGGKPGPKRAPRS; translated from the coding sequence ATGTCAGAATTGTCTTTTGCCGAACTGGGGCTGGACCCAGCCGTCCTGGAAGCCGTATCCGCCGTTGGCTACGAAACACCATCGCCCATCCAGGCGCAATCCATTCCTGCCCTGCTGGCCGGCAACCATTTATTGGGTGTCGCCCAGACCGGCACCGGAAAAACTGCGGCGTTTGCACTGCCCTTGCTGAGCCGCATTGACCCGAACATTGCACAGCCTCAGATTCTTGTATTGGCTCCCACCCGGGAACTGGCCATCCAGGTAGCTGAAGCTTTTACTACCTACGCTAGTAAGTTCAAACAGTTCCACGTTCTGCCAATATACGGCGGCCAAGACTTCGCCCCCCAGATTCGCGGCCTGAAGCGTGGCGCCCAGGTTATCGTGGGTACTCCCGGCCGTATGCTGGACCACCTGCGCAAAGGTACTCTGAGACTAGAAAACCTACGAGCTCTGGTTCTCGACGAAGCCGATGAAATGCTGCGAATGGGCTTTATCGACGATGTTGAGGCAATCTTGTCCAAAACACCGCCGAACTGCCAGCGTGCCCTGTTCTCGGCCACTATGCCGCCGCAGATCAAAAAAGTTGCCCAGACATATCTGAAGAACGCTACCGAGGTCCGCATTGAAAGCGAAACTCGCACCGTTGAGCGTATTTCTCAGTTTGTATTGCCGGTTTACGCTGAGCGCAAGCTCGACGCCCTGACCCGCATTCTGGAAGTAGAGCCGTTTGACGCGTCAATCATCTTTGTTCGCACCAAAGCGGAAACCACACTGCTCGCAGAAAAACTGTCAGCCCGCGGCCACGCCGTTGCGCCTTTGAGCGGCGATTTGAACCAGCGTCAGCGTGAGCAAACCGTTGAAGATCTGAAGCGCGGCAAGAAAGACATCATCATTGCTACCGACGTAGCTGCCCGTGGCCTGGACGTTCCCAGAATCACCCACGTTATCAACTACGACGTCCCCTACGACACCGAAGCTTACATTCACCGCGTAGGTCGTACGGGTCGTGCAGGCCGTACCGGTAAAGCCATCTTGCTGGTGACTCCCCGCGAGCGTAGCTGGTTGCGCACTTTAGAACGCGCCACCAACTCGCCCATGGAACCGTACCAACTGCCTTCGCCGGCTGCGCTGCAGCAAATGCGAGTTGAGCAGTTTGAAGCACAACTACTGGGCTTCACCGACGATCCTCGCGCTGCCAAAGCGATTGCTTTGCTGGACGACATCGCCGAACGCAACGACATGGACATCACGGCAGTAGCCGGTGCCTTGGCATGCTGGATGGAAGCGTCTCAGCCAGATTCACTGCCACTTGAGCAGCCTGAAGCTCTGCCTGAAGTTTCGTCAGCTCCGCCACGTCGCAGAGGCGGCCCTTCCGGTAAAGGCAACTTCCGCAAAGGCGGTCCTGGCAAAAACTTCCGTAAAGACGGTAAGCCCGGCGGCGGCCCCCGAAAAGACGGCGGTCGAGGTCGTCCTGGTGGCGGTAAGCCCGGTGGAAAACCTGGCCCTAAGCGCGCTCCGCGCTCATAA
- the lgt gene encoding prolipoprotein diacylglyceryl transferase codes for MLQYPQIDPVAIAIGPLKIHWYGLTYLVGFAAAWWLGNIRSRKPWSPLKEEQVGDLIFYMALGVILGGRFGYVVFYNFDAFIADPLWLLRVWEGGMAFHGGLLGVMVAMVWYGRKTGAGFWKIADFVAPLVPVGLGAGRVGNFINGELWGKPTDLPWGMVFPQAQEALARHPSQLYQVALEGVALFAILWWFSAKERPKMAVSGLFLLCYGVFRFLVEFVRLPDAHLGYLAFDWVTMGQVLSLPMIIAGAALIAIAYRRETS; via the coding sequence ATGTTGCAATACCCACAGATTGATCCGGTCGCGATCGCGATCGGCCCCCTTAAAATTCATTGGTATGGTCTGACCTATTTGGTCGGCTTTGCGGCCGCGTGGTGGCTGGGGAACATCCGTAGCCGTAAACCATGGTCACCGTTGAAGGAAGAGCAAGTTGGAGATTTGATTTTCTACATGGCGCTGGGTGTCATCCTCGGTGGCCGTTTTGGGTACGTCGTGTTTTATAACTTCGATGCCTTTATTGCAGACCCGCTTTGGTTGTTGCGGGTCTGGGAAGGCGGGATGGCGTTCCACGGTGGCTTGCTGGGTGTCATGGTTGCCATGGTGTGGTACGGCCGCAAAACCGGTGCCGGGTTCTGGAAAATTGCCGATTTTGTGGCTCCGCTAGTGCCGGTAGGGTTAGGCGCAGGCCGTGTCGGTAACTTCATTAACGGCGAGCTTTGGGGCAAACCGACGGATTTGCCATGGGGCATGGTGTTCCCACAGGCACAAGAGGCATTGGCCCGTCACCCGTCACAGTTGTATCAGGTTGCGTTGGAAGGCGTGGCGCTATTTGCCATTCTATGGTGGTTCTCGGCGAAAGAACGGCCGAAAATGGCGGTCTCGGGCCTCTTTTTGTTGTGTTACGGCGTGTTCCGTTTTCTGGTCGAGTTTGTCCGCTTGCCAGACGCGCACCTAGGGTACTTGGCCTTTGATTGGGTCACCATGGGACAGGTGTTGTCGTTGCCCATGATCATTGCTGGCGCTGCCTTAATTGCCATAGCTTACCGGAGAGAAACATCATGA
- a CDS encoding peptidoglycan-binding domain-containing protein: protein MRTVVRHFGKSTLLVGAITMAGLVPAAQANDTVALKHALYGAGYDISNVSPTMDDSTRAELVRFQEDQGLKANGMVTEETKKVLGMVPVQQVASSSVSSAAAPVPAKTAEAAKTVAEPATKKADEAEEDDTWSLW, encoded by the coding sequence ATGAGAACAGTTGTACGTCATTTCGGTAAATCGACGCTGTTGGTTGGAGCAATCACAATGGCGGGGCTGGTTCCAGCAGCTCAGGCCAACGACACGGTTGCCCTCAAACATGCGCTATATGGGGCCGGCTATGACATTAGTAATGTCAGCCCCACTATGGATGACAGTACACGTGCCGAGCTGGTTCGCTTTCAGGAAGATCAAGGGTTGAAAGCCAACGGCATGGTTACTGAAGAAACGAAAAAGGTGCTGGGCATGGTTCCTGTCCAGCAGGTCGCTTCATCAAGTGTCAGCAGCGCCGCCGCTCCGGTACCGGCTAAAACCGCCGAGGCAGCAAAAACTGTTGCTGAACCAGCTACCAAGAAAGCTGATGAAGCGGAAGAGGACGATACCTGGTCGCTCTGGTGA
- a CDS encoding farnesyl diphosphate synthase, whose amino-acid sequence MTDHTALATHYIEQCRQRIDAELDRSIRQDSASERLQDTMRYSVLGGGKRIRPALCLAAARAVGCDEEIALVPACALELIHAYSLVHDDLPAMDDDDLRRGRPTAHIAFDEASAILAGDALQTLAFSLLASAPDLTDSQRVIMIAKLAQASGHAGMVGGQAIDLESVGIELGLDQLENMHRHKTGALIEASVDLGAVTAASVTSEQRSALANYARALGLAFQVQDDLLDIEGDTAIIGKRQGSDAAKAKPTYPTLLGLEGARAHLATLLEQALRALEGFGPEAEPLRAMADYVVTRNH is encoded by the coding sequence ATGACTGATCACACCGCTCTGGCGACTCACTATATTGAACAATGCCGCCAACGCATCGATGCCGAACTTGATCGCAGCATTCGCCAGGACTCCGCGTCTGAGCGACTGCAAGACACTATGCGCTACAGTGTACTGGGTGGTGGCAAGCGCATTCGCCCAGCGCTTTGTCTGGCTGCCGCTCGGGCCGTTGGCTGCGATGAAGAGATCGCCCTGGTCCCCGCCTGTGCATTGGAATTAATCCATGCCTATTCGCTGGTTCATGACGATCTGCCCGCTATGGATGACGATGACCTGCGCCGAGGCCGACCGACCGCCCACATTGCATTCGACGAAGCTAGCGCCATTCTCGCCGGCGACGCCCTGCAAACACTGGCGTTCAGCTTGCTGGCCAGCGCACCCGACTTAACCGATAGCCAGCGGGTCATCATGATCGCCAAACTGGCTCAAGCCAGCGGGCACGCAGGCATGGTTGGCGGACAAGCCATTGATCTGGAATCCGTGGGCATTGAATTAGGCCTCGATCAGCTCGAAAACATGCACCGTCACAAGACGGGAGCATTGATTGAAGCCAGCGTGGATCTTGGCGCGGTAACCGCCGCCAGCGTCACTTCGGAGCAACGCTCTGCTCTGGCAAATTACGCCCGGGCGCTGGGACTGGCCTTTCAGGTTCAGGATGATCTGTTGGATATCGAGGGTGATACGGCCATCATTGGCAAACGCCAGGGCTCGGATGCTGCCAAAGCGAAGCCGACCTACCCGACTCTGCTTGGGCTCGAAGGTGCACGGGCGCATCTTGCGACGCTGCTGGAGCAAGCCCTGCGGGCATTGGAAGGCTTTGGCCCAGAGGCTGAACCACTGCGAGCGATGGCTGACTACGTGGTCACAAGAAACCACTAA
- a CDS encoding AI-2E family transporter, which translates to MYAKLETRTFLAMLVGVSLAFVLLMKPFLGPIFWAVAIALIFHPVQQLLHKRLGDRPNTNALITLFVCLVIVILPVLVLGTAMIGEGVGIYQKIQDGEIRPGEYIDQVNTSFPAIQSLLAQFDINVAELRDRVVSAFLGGSQFLAKQALGLGQNTFQFFLGLALMTYLAFFLLRDGSKLVELMIKALPLGDERERLLFAKFAEVTRATVKGNLLIAIIQGALGGIIFAVLGITGALLWGVVMAIVSLLPAVGAAIVWVPAAIYLAAVGDVVSAAVLTAFGVVVIGLADNLLRPILVGRDTKLPDYLVLLSTLGGIAMFGINGFVMGPLVAALFMAFWGIFIREFSEGAEQEAQQRNSEHGSEL; encoded by the coding sequence ATGTACGCCAAACTTGAAACACGAACTTTTCTGGCGATGCTGGTGGGCGTTTCTTTAGCGTTCGTTCTGCTGATGAAGCCATTCTTGGGCCCGATTTTTTGGGCGGTGGCAATTGCGCTTATATTTCACCCTGTTCAACAACTTCTTCATAAACGGCTAGGTGACAGGCCCAATACCAATGCGTTGATCACGCTCTTTGTGTGTTTGGTGATCGTCATTCTTCCGGTCCTCGTTCTCGGCACTGCGATGATTGGTGAAGGGGTGGGTATATACCAAAAAATTCAGGATGGCGAGATTCGCCCAGGCGAATACATCGATCAGGTCAATACATCATTTCCCGCTATTCAATCACTTCTGGCGCAATTTGATATCAACGTTGCGGAGCTTAGAGACCGAGTGGTGAGTGCTTTTTTAGGGGGGAGTCAGTTTTTGGCCAAACAAGCATTAGGGTTGGGTCAGAATACGTTCCAATTCTTCCTTGGACTGGCGTTGATGACTTACTTGGCGTTCTTTCTTCTTCGGGACGGCAGTAAACTTGTTGAATTGATGATCAAGGCGTTGCCGCTCGGAGATGAGCGGGAACGGTTGTTGTTTGCGAAATTTGCCGAGGTGACTCGAGCAACCGTCAAAGGCAATCTTTTGATCGCCATCATTCAGGGAGCATTGGGCGGCATCATTTTCGCTGTGCTCGGCATCACCGGTGCCTTGTTGTGGGGGGTGGTTATGGCGATTGTGTCGTTGTTGCCCGCGGTTGGCGCCGCGATTGTATGGGTGCCGGCGGCTATCTACCTGGCTGCGGTTGGTGATGTTGTATCGGCGGCTGTGCTTACGGCATTTGGTGTGGTGGTGATTGGTCTGGCGGATAATCTGTTGCGGCCTATTTTGGTGGGTCGGGACACCAAGTTGCCGGATTATCTGGTGCTGCTGTCAACGCTCGGTGGGATAGCGATGTTTGGTATCAACGGGTTTGTCATGGGGCCTTTGGTCGCGGCTTTGTTTATGGCTTTCTGGGGCATCTTTATTCGGGAATTCAGTGAAGGGGCAGAACAAGAGGCGCAACAACGGAACAGCGAGCACGGTTCTGAGCTCTGA
- a CDS encoding thymidylate synthase, giving the protein MKAYLDLMQDVVDNGFDKGDRTGVGTRSVFGRQIRFNLQEGFPLVTTKKVHLRSIICELLWFLQGSTDNNWLKERKVSIWNEWALENGDLGPIYGKQWRSWQCHDGGVIDQISEVIDQIRNKPNSRRLIVSAWNPAELPDESIGPQDNVREGRMALAPCHCLFQFYVVDGKLSCQLYQRSADLFLGVPFNIASYALLTHMIAQQCDLDVGEFVHTFGDCHLYQNHLTDEIVFEQLKREPRALPKLVMKRKPASIFDYELEDFEFEGYDPYPGIKAPIAI; this is encoded by the coding sequence ATGAAAGCTTACCTCGACCTGATGCAAGATGTGGTTGATAACGGATTTGATAAGGGTGACCGTACTGGCGTGGGAACCCGTTCGGTGTTTGGCCGGCAGATCCGTTTCAATTTGCAGGAAGGCTTTCCGTTGGTGACCACCAAGAAAGTGCATCTGCGCAGTATCATCTGTGAGTTGCTGTGGTTTCTGCAAGGGTCCACTGACAACAACTGGCTCAAAGAACGCAAGGTGTCCATCTGGAACGAGTGGGCATTGGAGAATGGCGATCTGGGGCCTATTTACGGTAAGCAGTGGCGTAGCTGGCAGTGCCACGATGGGGGTGTGATTGATCAGATTAGCGAAGTGATCGACCAGATACGCAATAAGCCAAACTCCCGTCGTTTGATCGTTTCAGCCTGGAACCCGGCTGAGTTGCCGGATGAATCCATTGGCCCGCAGGATAACGTGCGGGAAGGGCGTATGGCGTTGGCTCCGTGCCACTGTTTGTTCCAGTTTTATGTGGTTGACGGCAAGCTGTCTTGTCAGTTGTATCAGCGCAGTGCAGATTTGTTCCTGGGTGTGCCGTTCAATATTGCTTCCTATGCGTTGCTGACGCATATGATTGCTCAGCAGTGTGATTTGGATGTTGGTGAGTTTGTGCATACGTTTGGCGATTGTCATTTGTATCAGAATCACCTGACTGACGAGATTGTGTTTGAGCAGTTGAAGCGTGAGCCTCGAGCTTTGCCGAAGCTGGTGATGAAGCGTAAACCTGCTTCGATTTTTGACTATGAGTTGGAAGATTTCGAGTTTGAGGGGTATGACCCGTATCCGGGGATAAAGGCGCCTATCGCTATTTGA
- a CDS encoding thioesterase family protein, with product MRFDELLEGVRQGLDVVIPASWGQGRASFGGVVAALTYEVVVSKVAPGRPLRAMQISFVGPVEADVPAVFEVEVLREGKAASQVTGRIVQNGEPRLVCLASFGGDRDSAVQVAPLEGPVAKPVDECPELPYIKGVTPEFTQHIEMRWAFGHMPFSGKGGREMGGWMQFRETPDAMTDAHIIALADAWPPAILPHLKGPAPASSLSWNLEIIHPRPVIAPGDWLLYRATVDQAGSGYGHTHAGIWTAKGELIALSRQAVTVFG from the coding sequence ATGAGATTTGATGAGCTTTTAGAGGGTGTACGCCAGGGCTTGGATGTAGTGATACCGGCGAGTTGGGGGCAAGGGCGAGCAAGTTTTGGCGGCGTGGTTGCAGCGCTGACTTATGAAGTGGTGGTCTCCAAGGTGGCTCCCGGTCGGCCCCTTCGTGCCATGCAGATTTCTTTCGTTGGGCCGGTGGAGGCGGATGTTCCTGCGGTTTTTGAGGTGGAGGTTCTTCGTGAAGGAAAAGCCGCCTCACAGGTAACCGGGCGTATTGTACAGAATGGCGAGCCTCGCCTGGTTTGCTTGGCGAGCTTTGGTGGTGATCGCGATTCTGCTGTTCAGGTGGCTCCTTTAGAGGGGCCCGTTGCCAAACCGGTTGACGAGTGTCCCGAGCTTCCTTACATCAAGGGCGTAACTCCGGAATTTACCCAGCATATTGAAATGCGCTGGGCGTTTGGACATATGCCGTTTTCCGGTAAAGGTGGACGCGAGATGGGCGGTTGGATGCAGTTCCGAGAAACGCCGGATGCTATGACGGATGCCCATATTATTGCTTTGGCGGACGCATGGCCGCCGGCTATTTTACCGCACTTGAAGGGGCCGGCTCCGGCGAGCTCACTGAGCTGGAATCTGGAAATTATTCATCCAAGGCCTGTGATCGCCCCCGGCGACTGGTTACTGTACCGGGCCACGGTTGATCAAGCGGGTTCAGGTTATGGGCATACCCATGCGGGTATTTGGACAGCTAAAGGTGAGCTAATAGCTTTGAGCCGGCAAGCGGTGACTGTCTTTGGTTGA
- a CDS encoding NRDE family protein — protein sequence MCTIVFALGQSRQYPLVVAANRDEFYRRPTTAMDWWTTDNGLEILAGRDLKSGGTWLAVSPDGHVTAVTNVREGSPEPGRSSRGELPLNALSQPYTELKHSLSSEPERYSGFNLVSLSPSSGWYYSNRDANPGRQVFRGIYGLSNHLLQTPWPKLLRLRAAVGQSIDSAHADTNAMHSQLISVLQDTTPAPDNQLPDTGVGMDTERFLSSPFISGEHYGTRATTIVTLSALGEIQVTEQTWGPFAQKLEKREFRWQR from the coding sequence ATGTGCACCATTGTTTTCGCCCTTGGCCAAAGCCGTCAGTACCCGCTTGTGGTGGCCGCCAATCGTGATGAATTTTACCGGCGCCCCACTACAGCAATGGACTGGTGGACGACAGACAACGGTTTAGAAATCCTTGCAGGCCGCGATTTGAAATCCGGCGGCACCTGGCTGGCAGTTTCACCTGACGGCCACGTAACCGCGGTCACCAATGTCCGCGAGGGGAGCCCTGAACCGGGACGTAGCAGTCGGGGCGAACTGCCCCTGAATGCCCTCAGCCAGCCCTACACGGAATTAAAGCATTCGTTAAGCTCGGAGCCCGAACGCTATTCAGGATTCAATCTGGTATCGCTATCCCCCAGCAGTGGCTGGTATTACAGCAACCGGGATGCCAACCCAGGAAGGCAAGTATTCAGGGGTATCTACGGTCTCAGCAACCATTTGCTACAAACTCCCTGGCCCAAGCTTTTGCGCCTACGTGCGGCCGTCGGTCAATCAATAGACTCAGCCCACGCCGATACAAACGCGATGCACAGCCAGCTGATTTCTGTACTGCAAGACACCACGCCAGCCCCCGATAACCAACTGCCAGACACCGGCGTTGGGATGGACACTGAACGTTTTCTCTCATCTCCGTTTATCAGTGGCGAGCACTACGGCACCCGTGCCACCACCATTGTTACGCTGTCAGCGCTAGGCGAGATACAGGTAACAGAGCAAACTTGGGGACCGTTCGCACAGAAGCTCGAAAAGCGAGAGTTCCGCTGGCAGCGATAG
- a CDS encoding exodeoxyribonuclease VII small subunit, which produces MAGDKDKTSIADFEKSLDELEKLVRDLEQGELPLEQSLAAFERGIKLTRECQSALKSAEQRVEQLIQNSDGSLETRPFAADDTH; this is translated from the coding sequence ATGGCCGGTGACAAAGACAAGACATCGATAGCCGACTTTGAAAAATCCCTGGACGAGCTCGAAAAGCTGGTACGGGATCTGGAGCAGGGCGAACTGCCTTTGGAGCAATCTTTGGCGGCGTTCGAGCGAGGCATTAAATTGACCCGCGAGTGCCAAAGCGCTCTGAAATCGGCCGAACAGCGGGTTGAGCAACTGATTCAGAACAGTGATGGCTCCCTGGAAACACGTCCTTTCGCTGCGGATGATACTCACTGA